ATATTTTGAGTAAATAACTTGATATTGATTTTTAGCCTCTTAGTTATTGATCATAGATGAGAGATTAATCTCACAATCATCGAATGTGGATATATCTAGGTTCAAATTAAAAGGAGAATTAGtagtaagtaaaaaaaaaatcaaattaataatAGTAAATTACTAAATAGGATTGGGATCCGTTTCATGTGGACCAATTTGAACCATTCTGCCGAACCGGTTACAACTTGCATGGACGCTAGGAGAGTCAAAGCAGAGGTGCCAATTGGTCCAGGTTCACTGTGTACTGTGAAAGTAGTAAAGCAAATGCAAGTTGTCATATTCCGTGTATATTTCAGTAATTTTCTTGGTAGCACAAAATATATAACACGgtaattatcaaaaaaaaaatatatataacacGGTAAATTTAGACACGTCAACcagttattttattattttatagtaCTGAAAAATGAGGTATAAAACTGAAACCAAACTCTCAATTAATTAGGGTGCAGAATGCTTAGGAGTTGGACCCAGAAAACTGCCGCAAAGGGTGAGGGTCTTTGTGGTAATTTAGGAGGGCAACCTTGAAAACTCCGCATAAAATATAGTAATAGATAAATGGATATATAGGTCAAACAAACCAGTTATATATTTATCAAGCTGCAATGCATTGAAGCCTATGCAGACAGTACTGGTAAATGAATCAGCAGACTCTGTTTGAATATCAACCAACAAGTCGTGAGTTACTTCAATGTGCTTGAACCGTTTGTGGATTTACATTGAACACGGTCGAATTAGAATTAATTGAATATGAAGCATGCATATGTATGTGCTTGTCAGCTTATGTGGTAAGCTGTAAGCATGATTCATggggagaaaaaaaaatgtttgtgtTGATCATAAAAGAATCATCAAGATAAAGGTAGTCTGCAATTTGACTGATTAATGGTTGAATAGTTGATGACCTTCAGTAGATAAATAGTACTCCTATCGTAAATTGTTTTAGGTTGTGCATATTGTTTAAGAGTttattaattgataattttttttgattaaaataccCTTAGttaaagttgtgttatattaaggagagagaaatgttattattgattaagtggatagtgagagttgtgataggtgaaaattgaaggtggtaattaagagatataatattaaatgagggtatataaggaagaaagagagaaaaagtgcattggttttgcaaaacaacttatattttggaatatgatataaattctaaaacaacttacattttggaacggagggagtataattggattgatttttttttccctcAAAATCAATTCCACAACTTGAAagttaattataataatattacttAGAATTAATTCTAAATGGTAGAAAAATTCCAAACACAGTACTCAAACAAAAGTGAACAATAGcagcatatttttttttggtcaaaataatAGTAGCATATGAGCATagtatatttttcataatatGGGCCGATGGCCATGAAGGCCATTCATCAGTCCAATTTGCTATCCTATTATGGACTGGATAGAATGTGGACTTATGGACCCGCAAGCAGCCTACAAGATAATAGGGAGTTGATTTTAACCCTCCACCAACCACAAACCCTACTGCCTTTAAAGTAACTTCCGATAATGCCCTTAGGTTCGTTGTTTACTGGGTTCCCGTCCAACCCCAAACCCTACTACTGCCTTTCGATAATGCCATTAGGTTCGTTGTTTACCGGGTTCCCAGTGTATTTACACAAACAAGATTTAAAACCCAATgaataaaaaaacacatatgCTTCTCggttcttattttttataaagCTTTTCGGAAAATATTCGTCGAAAACTTAAGTTCCTAAAATACTCTTTGAAACATATGTTGACATCCTCCTACATACCGAGTTTTTAAACATACACCCAAAATATAAACATATCATGAGTTTTTGACATACGTAGTTTATTTTCTCCCACTTCCAACCTAGTATTTTCAAAACCCCGTGTAACATGTTTTTAACATACCAGGCTTTCTAAAACCCAATAGAAGATGTCGTGTAACATGTTTTTAACATACCGGGCTTTCTAAAACCCAATAGAAGATGTTGTGATGGAGGTGAGAGGTGAGAGCGGGTAAGAGAAATGTGGTAAACTCGTAATTTtggaattttaaaaagaaagaagGGTGAGAATTAGGATGTAGGGTGAGACTTGAGAGTATCAATCCCCAAGATGATATATAACCTTACGCCCATGGAGGTGTAATTAGCCGTTCATCTAacttaagacaaaaaaaaaattccccaaGTCGGTGAAATCATGTGCATTGCTATCTTTTATGGTAAAATAGTtcaaatttatgaaaaaaatacatCAATGACTTGAAGTAAGTCAACATTGATGCACACAAGTGAGGGCCAACATTTAGCATTACGGAGATCTAattctaattttatttaaatgtaGAATGTGAGagtgtttacacggatttttggtaaacaaatatcctcttagttcgactaaaggaagtttagatttcagggtccttttgagaaaacgttttgccaaagtgtagtgtgtggacggatgtgttttcgacaacaataaacaacttcaaacgaaactggattttattgaatatgagtcgattacaaaatagtcaagcaaaccaaaataacatgaaagcaaatttcgacaaaacaagctacacataaAAACTGGAAATTAACGAACTGAAATGCAAGGAAAtcaaagcgttggttctgcaacatactcctccatcatcacgttctgctctcgaagtctcattgatgcggacgtttagagcttttagtgaattttcagagttttttcAATTGGGAACCCtctcttctgctgctgcttcctctatttatattgttctttctgcccatgttcttggcggttttctttggatgcacgatggcttcgtgggttttgaattttggcgccatccccacgtttagccgatggtcttcgcgcacgtgactctattgccacgtggatggttctgagtcgtgggcaaccgttgctattcgtggcgtcgtgggtgtacgcacgtgcttgcAGTTGCTTATTGTTCGGTAACTGCTTCTTCCATtgagatgatcgagatttcttcatcttctgagtgtgtcgagttatggctttttactaacttgtctttgggggacatcgtgtgctgagttgccggcttcgcccaaccccttctgtcgagaaaccattTTTTTGTACCATGGTgtcgataattgtaatgcttctaattttggcttaacagttgccccccaaaaatgttggttgtcgactgctttagctcaaagacgccaagcatttttttttttatcgcagccgttcaattccaacgattcaaatgctttgtgctctcgaccattcgatcttcaagtccaatcggcagccataacgtctggtgacttctccactagctgacagttatagcctttttagggccatgatttcacctatgccaaaaagctgagaggtgacatgaattaattaataaaataatcgcttggaACCCAAAGTTTTTATAAATTGCTGCTCAATGCGGCTTGGGTTCCGTTTCCCCTTCCgtttataaataccctcttggtattccttgttcaagctttactctttcatccaacctgcaacttcttcttccagacttcatcacttcatcttcttccgtcttCTCTGAAACACTTGCTGCGtccttcaatggcttccaatcctgagcaaacCCTTCCGTTGGCCACcgagcttaagctggatgagtccaaacgcgtgccaatcccagaacctcccaacgaagcagagaagagagctatctggaaatcccaggtactcattcctttctctgttaatggtactttacgcgccattttgggccctttgaaagtagtgaagcatgataggcccaatagtctccctgaagaacatgaatcatttcaccctagcgttaggggagaggagctcattttggcatttcaaccctcttaccgtatgccatttctttctgacccgaaacgagcctttcgttcggcccctcctaacccttctgctaacgacaaggcctacctgaaatggttagatagggttgagggagataagaaacaacactggaaggatgtagggattttcgacttgattcagttgtcgagatctccaatctcgtataaccctgctatgctgttgagtgcactttatttctgggagaggtccactaattgccttcatgttccctttggtatgatcacccccactcttttggatgttgctgctatcaccggattgtggcccattggtgatgattatcattctgcacctgctcctgttaaacccatctcgattcctactgacaacatttcgtttagtcgattcattaaggaccattatgttgagagtggtgaggtgtctgatgctgagcatgtcgctttcttgctgtattggctgtctgcttatgtcttttgcaccaaatctttgcgcatacccgccaagcttttgcctttagccaatctgcttcacgagggtcgacaacttgctatggctaggctcgtccttggcaacctgtatcaaatgctgaatgaggctgtcgaggatatccggaacaccaagaccgtctctctgaatgcggctggaccactttggctgtttcaactttggttgaatgcagtcttcgaatctcttctgccggtacaagataatcctctaactgcttctaacaccaggattgatgcccataggctcgagaccctgacccctgcttatgatgcgtcgaaTTTCGAAGCGGACTTCAggaagtactttaccatgtttctcgagctgaaacactaccgttccagtttctctccttacagcaaggctattcgtggccctttctggctgaggaattcttatcctaatgcctctgattctgcgttgcccaaggagcaccatatcacactttggaggaccctcttatctcctagggttttaactgtgggttttgctagcagtgactacactctttgtggctacaaccctcaattggtttctcgacagtttgggcttagtcaagttctacccaacactttatttgacaagagtctagtcctgtaccccggaaCTATTAAGAGGGTTTCTGTTTTCGACAAGACTGTTCAATTTTATAACAAGAAactcctcaacctgagccccttcacttacgctccttcatattatgccactaatgctttcaaagcctggtggtctgagtattgggctcaaatttcgaagcccctcgtcgattgtctgcaatgcatgacagatgcttttcttttgcagaagcaggatccgaagaagaccaaaggtatgcacctggcagaaattcgatcttttcaagagttcttcggtgtggtatattacccaactcttcgccttcgagatacagttgcgcaagcagctcaagtattaaggcaaaaatgggaacttaaagccaagaaatccaagttagtggttcctcctggtgaggaaggtctatcttttgttattcgaaaaactggctttaggttcccgtctttgcctacgagtaggtttgcattggcttttccaccggtcttgcctaaatgggttgaccatatAAACATAAATGtattggccaatcaagctctacctcctcgaaagcgagtgacttggactaagtaccacctgtggaactttccgtatcatgtgcccgtcgaaatcttcaaccacatatcgctgaacatgcgtattggtcaaggtaatacttcgacttggccttggttttcctgttttacttcttaatttttcttttgtttgcagctgaagtcattattcgaccagctcctcaagttatttccccagtggctcATTCCTCCAAGGACCACCCGgtcgtgattgaggatgatgatgatgatgatgaggatgatgatgtcagtcttgctgacaagctcaaggtactttcctcatgcttttaccttttccttttcgatttccttggattatgggctgacgtaTATTTCGACAGAGCCGGAAACGGATACCTAAGcctgttgcttcggccagtcagaagagggccaagggggttggtgtttccacccctagtggggcttctaagttggcatctgatgctcaaacagaagtcgctgacaaagagggtggtggcggcgccgccattcaggtatgttctccattctcgagggtaccttgtgatatttttaacccgtggtttcctaatctgagtcatctcttgtttgttttgtttcctttagactgatgttcatgagcactctacctccaatcctccatcccgtgagaattccccagctcccattcctgcaaaatccaaaactgaaggtgtcgagaaacctcccaaggccgcatcTTCAGCTAAGAAGACCCCCTcatctgagggaaggaggaaggtcaggagcaaatctcgtcataagtctcctcgccgttccagaagctccaccaactcgagcccttccaaagactctgcttgccaggtatctttatactTTTCATGTTTTGCTGACTCCTTTAATATGcgttttactttatcgaaaggACATAAAAGGGGTTTTTCTTGCAGGAGACTCAGGGTACAACTTCTCCCATCCGCGAAGCAGAGCCCCTTCCAGGCAAAGATGACagccctatgcctcctccaaaatcggCTGCCACTGTGCAACATTCGCCTCAAAACAAaggtggctcttcatctcatgtgtctagtgaaaagctcgacactttatttgaggaggacccgctggcagctttggatagcttcctcgatggcaccttggaatgggacTCTCCACCCCGTCAAGTTGATGctactgctgagactgctcaatcaagtggggtagccaattctcagcagatcgaggagagtatgggtcggctgaaggctattgtcttcgccaatgggtttctcgaccagatccaagctgatcctcaagcaagccatgctgctaaggaattgcttgtcttccttcttggccaaaaactcgacgctcaacaggctgctgctttggctaaccttcaatcttttttagtggatgcttcggccacctttcatcaaatcaaggacgttggtcaagctgtcagctttaaggaagcaaaagtctctgctggtaaagctcaagttgcagccatgaaagaggacttcaagaagttcactgctaggaaggttttgatcgcagatgaaatctctgaagtcgacatcaaacttgaagagctgcaccgagagattaccaaactggaggaaaagcgagctgatttggtcgaggaaggccctgctgtgaaggatcAATTGGACGTGCTTACTAAAGAttccaaggctctgatcatctcgacaaaagaggttatcaaggaattggagaTTGACCCTACTGTaggactcttttttttttattaatatgtaatgatggcacaattctaaccatggctttcgatgccaattacgtgtaatatttcgacactggttttggcacctaagccatataatttgacgtttaatttgccaagtcttttcagtttccactacgcatttATTTTGACGGCTATTCATTTATTGTTGCATCGCTCAAACTTCCTTGCACCCCTTCACACAGTCGTCGCTTtgtttctggggaatgaaccaatttattgcaatcttataccacgttttcttgattcaatgcaagtctttgttcattaaaagccaaagctattcacgatggtggtggtaatctgcatggcctataaccgtaagatgaagagttggcaactgattgccactaattaatgcattccttgGTTGTTACCCTATAAATGGAGCGTTTTTTGTTACTCcttttcagtaacttctccaaactctcccttgtttcttttccagaattcttttcctgctttcatAACTCCCCTCAGtcatggctagccgtcgtgttcttaaccagatccggaacttggcttttgatcaagacttattctgggagttgcattctttcctccctttggctgaagagcttacggggCTTATTAACCAACTCTtttcgaggaatattattgcctcggtaagaattcctcttcaggagttctcgGGCCTCCTGCACGAAGCTGTacctctatatgaagaacaccgggagcttactgctcgagtgttctttgctgaacaccagattgatgagaagatggaggagtatgaagagttgaaggctgctcttaGCCAGGCGAAACTCGAGGGGaatgtgggagctctgaaacccttggtggacaagctttcttctactgcccgtgaagagctggatattcgacaggagaaatcgcgactggaatcccaacaagaagatgtcttgaggcgcatggagcctcttagggccagatacaatagttgtagggccaaccctcctttttaaaatttctttgccatagttgtaatgctctattctaTTCAATAAAACATTCGCATTTGGCAATTGATTCTCTTTTACTtctttattcgatgtttatctcatgcaatgttggcttatacgtttttaaatatttgccatttatcgtcatttgtcgattacctcctaattccttaatcgaataagcgttgtttaaaagcACTTTCTCGACTgaaaaagggccttcccagtttggggaccattttccgtaacgtttatcttttttatcaattggtaagacgaccttccatacgtaatcaccaagcataaaagatttagctctaacctttttgttataagctttagcaatgcgatccttttgcctggttaaggtatccaacaccaatagtctttcttcgtcgagattgactaattcgtcaagcatcatactccaataatcttcacttggaatttcctcttgcctttgaattctgcatgactgtaaatatacttctactggtagtaccgcttcttgaccatatgctagtcgaaaaggcgttgctccggtagactccttaggtgaattcctgtaagcccaaagcacttggcctaacgtttgatgccagtttttaggttttcgaccaacatgttttttaatcaaggagatcaacgttttgttggccgcttcgacttgaccattcgctgagcataatagggggtcgaggttaggagttttataccccaagattctgcgaatgatgctaccttttggcctacaaacactgtgccttggtctgtagtaagtgactcaggtagcccaaagcggtacactatgtgattctgaatgaactcgatcaccgtgtcctgggtcacattttgtagaggaattgcctccacccacttggtaaagtaatctatagccactatgatgtacttatgctgcctagaagaacatgggttaatttcaccaattaggtctaaagcccaacccctgaatggccagggcttaatgatcgagtgtagttcacttgctggcacatgttgtatccccgcgtgtctctgacaatcttggcacctcttggcatactccatacaatctttcataatagtaggccaatacatcccttgtcgaaatagatccatttcatcttgattcctgcctggtgggcaccacatagcccgtcgtgaacggccgagatcgctatgaacgcgtcgtcttcacttaaacacttcagtagtgttccgttgacgtttttcttgaatagctcgtttcccatgatgacatagctcattgccctgtattttgtctttctatctgtagtacccacaagattttgcaagtaatcgacgattggctttctccaatcattaggtgccatattgtcaatgaccaggatgtcgaggttagaggggttcagtttttctttgacctcgataagctcttttaacctacatttatcgaccatatatcctgatgcgatttgtgccaattcattggcttcttgattgtccactctggaaacgtgacctagcctagcttcgtcgaaCTTGGCCAATAAATTActagctttcgtgtaatacctagctagattttcactaatgcacttgtattccttggtaagttgctttattaccaattcagagtccccttttacgacgacattctttgccccgagggctatcaagatctcgaggcctgatgttaatgcctcatactcagcctcattgtttgagcagttactcttaatctTAAACTTGAATTTTgtggggatgccccttgggatacgatgaacatcccgatcccagtgccattcttatggctagaaccatcgaaaaatagcttccaaggttggatgcctacgtaagttatgatttcttgaggcaaagtatggtctgccaggaagtcagcaattgcttgtcccttaactgcctttagtgggcataagttagtgaatactcggttagggctaaagcccatttaccaattcgactatgcaagataggtttggataacatgtgctttattatatcataatgagaaaaaaccattacatcgattggctttatataatatttcagctttacacaagagaagtacaagcataaacacaatttctcgatcatggtgtatcgagtctctgcatcatttaacaccctgcttaagtaaaatatggctctttctttgctatcttcatcttcttgagccagcatgcttccgatggttccatccgtggcagagatg
This portion of the Lotus japonicus ecotype B-129 chromosome 3, LjGifu_v1.2 genome encodes:
- the LOC130744845 gene encoding uncharacterized protein LOC130744845, encoding MESRKRIPKPVASASQKRAKGVGVSTPSGASKLASDAQTEVADKEGGGGAAIQTDVHEHSTSNPPSRENSPAPIPAKSKTEGVEKPPKAASSAKKTPSSEGRRKVRSKSRHKSPRRSRSSTNSSPSKDSACQVSLYFSCFADSFNMRFTLSKGHKRGFSCRRLRVQLLPSAKQSPFQAKMTALCLLQNRLPLCNIRLKTKVALHLMCLVKSSTLYLRRTRWQLWIASSMAPWNGTLHPVKLMLLLRLLNQVG